From Flavobacterium arcticum, the proteins below share one genomic window:
- a CDS encoding glycosyltransferase family 2 protein, which yields MKYYVIIPAYNEAAYISTMLQSLVQQTVLPAKAVVVNDNSTDNTAEIVESFCTKHQWLSLVNKSSDASHMPGSKVIEAFMTGYTTVNENYDVIVKLDADLILPSNYFETILDTFAKNNKAGIVGGFAYIENNGKWILENLTNKDHVRGAFKAYRKNCFLQIGKLKPAMGWDTVDELLAKFYGWDIITINNLKVKHLKPTGASYTKASRYKQGEAFYTLGYGFIITAIAGAKLAMRKKKPLLFIDYINGFLKAKSERKALLVTKEQASFIRNYRWKKIKDKLL from the coding sequence ATGAAATATTACGTTATCATACCCGCTTATAACGAAGCTGCATATATAAGTACTATGCTGCAATCGCTTGTACAGCAAACTGTATTACCTGCAAAAGCCGTGGTAGTAAATGATAATTCTACTGATAACACAGCAGAAATTGTTGAATCATTTTGTACAAAACACCAATGGTTATCACTAGTAAATAAATCTTCTGACGCTTCACATATGCCGGGCAGCAAAGTCATAGAAGCATTCATGACTGGTTATACTACTGTAAATGAAAACTATGATGTGATTGTAAAACTGGATGCCGACCTGATATTACCCTCTAATTATTTTGAGACAATACTCGATACTTTCGCTAAAAACAATAAAGCAGGAATAGTAGGCGGATTTGCCTATATAGAAAATAATGGCAAATGGATATTAGAAAACCTTACTAATAAAGACCACGTTAGAGGTGCTTTTAAAGCTTATAGAAAAAATTGTTTTTTGCAAATAGGCAAACTAAAACCTGCTATGGGGTGGGACACTGTTGATGAGCTCTTGGCAAAATTTTACGGATGGGATATAATAACAATAAACAATCTTAAAGTAAAACATTTAAAACCTACAGGAGCTAGCTATACCAAGGCATCTCGATATAAACAAGGTGAGGCATTTTACACACTTGGGTACGGGTTTATAATAACTGCTATTGCAGGAGCTAAACTGGCTATGCGCAAAAAAAAACCTTTGCTTTTTATCGATTATATTAATGGTTTCCTGAAAGCCAAAAGTGAACGCAAAGCATTATTAGTAACCAAAGAACAGGCTAGTTTTATAAGAAACTACCGATGGAAGAAAATAAAAGACAAGTTACTATAG
- a CDS encoding MlaE family ABC transporter permease → MIKALHQIGLYFLMIKEVFNKPTKWRVMKPLIFKEIDDLIIGSLGIVAFISFFIGGVVAIQTALNLTNPLIPKQLIAFATRQSVILEFAPTFISIIMAGRAGSYITSSIGTMRVTEQIDALEVMGVNAINYLIFPKIVALSLYPFVIAISMFLGIFGGLMAGVYGGFIGFDEFITGIQTDFVPFHVFYAFLKTFLFGMILATIPSFHGFYMKGGALEVGKASTTSFVWTSVVIILVNFIITQLLLS, encoded by the coding sequence ATGATAAAAGCTTTACACCAAATTGGATTGTACTTCTTAATGATAAAAGAAGTATTTAATAAGCCTACTAAATGGAGGGTTATGAAGCCCCTGATATTTAAAGAAATAGACGATCTTATAATCGGCTCTTTAGGTATTGTCGCTTTTATATCTTTCTTTATAGGTGGGGTTGTAGCCATACAAACAGCACTTAATTTAACCAATCCGCTTATACCAAAACAACTTATAGCATTTGCTACAAGACAATCAGTAATCCTTGAATTTGCACCTACATTTATTTCTATAATTATGGCAGGACGTGCAGGTTCATACATTACATCGAGTATAGGTACTATGCGGGTAACCGAGCAAATAGATGCCCTTGAAGTAATGGGTGTTAATGCAATAAACTATCTTATTTTTCCTAAAATAGTAGCCCTTTCACTATACCCTTTTGTTATTGCAATATCTATGTTCCTTGGCATATTTGGGGGGCTTATGGCGGGCGTATATGGTGGGTTTATAGGGTTTGACGAGTTTATTACAGGTATTCAAACCGATTTTGTACCCTTTCATGTTTTTTATGCTTTTTTAAAAACATTCCTTTTTGGTATGATACTGGCAACAATACCATCATTTCATGGATTTTACATGAAGGGTGGCGCACTCGAAGTTGGTAAAGCCAGTACTACATCCTTTGTATGGACTAGTGTAGTTATTATTTTGGTCAATTTTATTATTACCCAATTACTTTTAAGCTAA
- a CDS encoding ABC transporter ATP-binding protein produces the protein MIEIKNIEKSFGDTKVLKGISTVFETGKTNLIIGRSGSGKTVMIKTLLGIHKQDSGTISFDGRIYSKLSADEKRTLRTEIGMVFQGSALFDSMTVEENVAFPLKMFTKNKNAEIKERVNEVLDRVNLKDANKKFPAELSGGMQKRVAIARAIVNNPKYLFCDEPNSGLDPETSIVIDELIQEITREYDITTIINTHDMNSVLQIGEKIIYLQNGLKEWEGNKEEILETRNKSIVEFVYSSELFKKVRENLLAEEDEEENR, from the coding sequence ATGATAGAGATAAAAAACATAGAAAAATCGTTTGGAGACACAAAAGTATTAAAGGGTATATCTACCGTTTTTGAAACTGGGAAAACAAACCTCATCATCGGGCGAAGTGGATCGGGTAAAACCGTAATGATTAAAACATTGCTAGGTATACACAAGCAAGACTCAGGTACTATATCTTTTGATGGAAGAATCTATTCTAAACTAAGCGCAGATGAAAAAAGAACCTTGCGTACAGAGATAGGTATGGTGTTTCAGGGAAGTGCACTGTTCGACTCTATGACGGTAGAAGAGAATGTAGCTTTCCCGTTAAAAATGTTTACCAAGAATAAAAATGCCGAAATTAAGGAACGAGTAAATGAAGTACTCGATAGAGTAAACCTTAAAGATGCTAATAAAAAATTTCCCGCTGAGTTATCAGGAGGTATGCAAAAAAGGGTAGCTATAGCAAGAGCTATAGTAAACAACCCTAAATACTTGTTTTGTGATGAGCCTAACTCTGGTCTTGATCCTGAAACTTCTATTGTTATTGACGAGTTGATACAGGAAATTACTAGAGAATATGATATAACTACTATTATTAACACCCATGATATGAACTCTGTTTTGCAAATAGGCGAAAAAATCATTTACCTGCAAAACGGTCTTAAAGAATGGGAAGGTAATAAAGAAGAAATACTTGAAACCCGAAACAAATCTATAGTAGAGTTTGTTTACTCGTCTGAGTTGTTTAAAAAGGTAAGAGAAAATCTCCTCGCCGAAGAAGACGAGGAGGAAAATAGATAA